A genomic stretch from Argopecten irradians isolate NY unplaced genomic scaffold, Ai_NY scaffold_0370, whole genome shotgun sequence includes:
- the LOC138312553 gene encoding uncharacterized protein has product MEKDELKEKCEEIFSSLNVTHEQCQNVERVTKEQSKSKEWHTLRIGRITASQMKSACTSSTETPAISTLNAICGNTSFSNKATQWGCDHEAEALSTYKQKVTEIHENVSVKKCGLYLTPKHPHIGASPDAIVTCDCCGNGVVEIKCPYCVKDKDLKDAGTQLNFLRDGKLKSNHKYFYQVQTQMLVTEMDYCDFVVWTERGCSMERIEPNEAIQMEIIDKSQKYFVSVVLP; this is encoded by the coding sequence ATGGAAAAAGATGAACTGAAAGAAAAATGTGAAGAGATTTTCAGTTCTCTAAATGTGACACATGAACAGTGCCAAAATGTGGAAAGAGTAACAAAAGAACAGAGCAAGTCTAAAGAATGGCATACGTTGAGGATAGGTAGGATTACTGCTTCTCAGATGAAGTCAGCATGTACATCATCAACAGAAACACCGGCTATATCAACCCTCAACGCTATCTGTGGGAACACAAGCTTTTCAAACAAGGCAACACAATGGGGATGTGACCATGAGGCAGAAGCTTTGTCTACATATAAACAGAAAGTAACTGAAATTCATGAGAATGTGTCTGTGAAGAAATGTGGACTGTATCTGACACCAAAACACCCACACATTGGAGCCAGTCCTGATGCCATAGTTACATGTGATTGTTGTGGTAACGGTGTTGTGGAAATCAAATGCCCATACTGTGTGAAGGACAAGGACCTGAAGGATGCAGGAACTCAGTTGAACTTTCTTCGTGATGGGAAATTGAAATCTAACCACAAATACTTCTACCAAGTTCAAACGCAGATGCTGGTGACAGAAATGGActattgtgattttgttgtgtgGACAGAGAGGGGTTGTTCAATGGAAAGGATTGAACCTAACGAGGCCATTCAGATGGAAATCATCGACAAGTCTCAGAAGTACTTTGTCAGTGTTGTTCTTCCATAA